One window from the genome of Haladaptatus paucihalophilus DX253 encodes:
- the eif1A gene encoding translation initiation factor eIF-1A has product MSDSSGRNNLRMPDDDEVFATVTNMLGANRVKVRCADGKERTARIPGKMQKRVWIREDDIVLVEPWDWQDEKADITWRYDKQQADQLRREGHIN; this is encoded by the coding sequence ATGAGTGACAGCAGTGGACGGAACAACCTCCGAATGCCGGACGACGACGAGGTATTCGCCACAGTCACAAACATGCTCGGTGCCAACCGGGTGAAAGTGCGCTGTGCCGATGGCAAGGAACGAACCGCTCGAATCCCCGGAAAGATGCAAAAGCGCGTCTGGATTCGGGAGGACGACATCGTACTCGTCGAACCGTGGGACTGGCAGGACGAGAAGGCCGACATCACGTGGCGCTACGACAAGCAACAGGCGGACCAACTTCGACGCGAAGGTCACATCAACTGA
- a CDS encoding DUF7470 family protein, with the protein MFDKLGAKGIAGLLVLLAGISVIAIKSVIIAAGIGLVVIGFVLAAWGLVSGMLSSFGMGGMMGGFE; encoded by the coding sequence ATGTTCGACAAACTCGGTGCGAAAGGTATCGCGGGGTTATTGGTCCTCCTCGCCGGAATCAGCGTCATCGCTATCAAGAGCGTCATTATCGCCGCCGGAATAGGCCTCGTTGTCATCGGCTTCGTTCTAGCCGCCTGGGGACTCGTTTCGGGGATGCTCTCCAGTTTCGGCATGGGCGGAATGATGGGCGGATTCGAATAA